A window of Mucilaginibacter paludis DSM 18603 contains these coding sequences:
- a CDS encoding murein L,D-transpeptidase catalytic domain-containing protein, with product MYKTIICVLFALSFFIDAMASGRQIDPAKTNQKAKQALLYCKRKGYNTRYCILIDMSLPSGTKRFMVWDFTKQNILLSGLISHGCGRSPWSGVWNKDHPSFSNRDGSHCTALGKYQINDRSYSAWGIHVKYFLTGLDTSNNNALVRQVVFHSWEKVPEKEVYPDGTPEGWGCPAISNNVMKQVDAMLRKQKKHVLMWIYS from the coding sequence ATGTATAAAACAATCATCTGTGTTTTATTTGCATTATCCTTTTTTATTGATGCGATGGCATCTGGCCGCCAAATCGATCCGGCCAAAACAAACCAAAAGGCTAAACAAGCACTGCTTTATTGCAAACGCAAAGGCTATAATACCCGCTACTGTATCCTGATTGATATGAGCCTGCCATCGGGTACCAAGCGCTTTATGGTATGGGATTTTACCAAACAAAACATTTTACTTTCGGGCTTAATCAGCCACGGTTGTGGCCGCAGCCCGTGGTCGGGCGTCTGGAACAAAGACCATCCCTCTTTCAGCAACCGCGACGGCAGCCATTGCACCGCCTTGGGCAAATACCAAATTAACGACCGCTCATACAGCGCCTGGGGCATACACGTTAAATACTTTTTAACTGGTTTAGATACCAGTAACAACAACGCCCTGGTGAGGCAGGTAGTCTTCCATTCCTGGGAGAAAGTACCCGAAAAGGAGGTCTATCCCGATGGTACGCCCGAAGGCTGGGGTTGTCCCGCCATATCAAACAACGTGATGAAACAAGTTGATGCCATGCTCCGCAAACAGAAAAAGCATGTACTGATGTGGATATACAGCTAA
- the metH gene encoding methionine synthase, whose protein sequence is MDIRQELQKRILIIDGAMGTMIQRYQLTEADFRGERFKNHHSDLQGNNDLLNITRPDIIKTIHAEYLEAGADIIETNTFSTQVISLADYHLEELAYELSYEGARIAREAADEYTEKTPHKPRFVAGAIGPTNRTASLSPDVNDPGYRAVTFDDLVAAYYTQVRGLVDGGSDVLLIETIFDTLNAKAAIFAIKQYENECKAAGKDYPAFRPTGGIMISGTITDASGRTLSGQTVEAFWNSIRHANLLSVGLNCALGAKEMRPHIEELSAKASVYISAYPNAGLPNEFGAYDEAPHETAHLVEDFMAAGLVNIVGGCCGTTPDHISCIAKKTESFPRRQIPKVETFMRLSGLEAITLTPESNFANVGERTNITGSPKFSKLILAEDYEGALVVARQQVEGGAQVIDVNMDEGMIDSEAAMTKFMNLIASEPDIAKLPIMVDSSKWSVIEAGLKCLQGKGIVNSISLKEGEDKFRDSARKIMQYGAATVVMAFDETGQADSLERRIEICKRSYDILVNEVGFPAEDIIFDPNILTVATGLEEHNNYAVDFIEATRWIKQNLPHAKVSGGVSNISFSFRGNNTVREAMHSAFLYHAIQAGMDMGIVNAGMLEVYEEIPKPLLELVEDVLLNRRPDATERLVEYADTVKSKGKEIVKDEEWRKEPVEKRLSHALVKGIIEYLDADVEEARQKYPKPLEVIEGPLMDGMNIVGDLFGAGKMFLPQVVKSARVMKKAVAYLLPFIAAEKARVLAAGEGADNERSNAGKILMATVKGDVHDIGKNIVGVVLACNNFEIIDLGVMVPAHKIIEEAKKQNVDIIGLSGLITPSLDEMVHFAKEMEREGFTIPLIVGGATTSRIHAAVKIDPNYSGPAIHVLDASRSVTVCSNLMSKDNRDAYIQGIKDEYAKAREAHLNKKSDKRFVSIGDARKQTIELDLDAIAPKPSFLGTKVIEAYPLEDLVPYIDWTPFFHTWELRGSYPKIFDDKSAGVEAKKLYDDARALLTEIVDNKLLQANGVIGFWPANSVGDDIELYTDESRSEVLSTIYTLRQQAEKVKGEPYYALSDFVAPKASGAADYWGGFAVTAGIGCDELVAKYEKDHDDYNSIMAKALADRLAEAFAEKMHELVRKDYWGYAKEEQLQSEDLIKEKYQGIRPAPGYPACPDHTEKTTLFELLKAEDNAKMYLTESLAMMPAASVSGFYFAHPQARYFGLGKIGKDQVVDYAERKGADLETTERWLSPNINY, encoded by the coding sequence ATGGATATCAGACAAGAACTACAAAAACGCATACTGATTATTGACGGGGCAATGGGTACCATGATACAGCGGTACCAGCTTACCGAAGCTGATTTTCGTGGAGAACGTTTTAAAAATCATCATTCAGACTTACAGGGTAATAACGACCTGCTCAATATCACGCGCCCTGATATTATTAAAACCATCCATGCGGAATACCTGGAGGCCGGAGCAGATATTATTGAAACCAATACATTCAGCACCCAGGTGATCTCGCTTGCAGATTACCACCTTGAAGAACTGGCTTACGAGCTGAGCTACGAAGGTGCGCGCATAGCCCGCGAAGCTGCCGACGAATACACTGAAAAAACACCGCATAAGCCTCGCTTTGTTGCCGGTGCCATTGGCCCCACCAACCGCACGGCATCCTTATCGCCCGATGTGAACGACCCTGGATACCGCGCCGTTACTTTTGACGACCTGGTTGCAGCTTACTATACCCAGGTTCGTGGCCTGGTTGATGGCGGCTCGGATGTACTGCTGATCGAAACTATTTTTGATACGCTGAATGCCAAAGCGGCCATATTTGCCATCAAACAGTACGAGAACGAGTGTAAGGCAGCCGGTAAGGATTATCCTGCCTTCAGGCCAACTGGCGGTATCATGATCTCGGGCACTATTACCGATGCCTCGGGCAGAACTTTATCCGGGCAAACCGTAGAAGCATTCTGGAACTCCATCCGCCATGCCAACCTGTTGTCTGTAGGGTTAAACTGCGCTTTGGGTGCCAAAGAGATGCGTCCGCATATCGAGGAGCTTTCCGCCAAGGCAAGTGTTTATATTTCCGCCTACCCCAACGCGGGTTTACCCAACGAGTTTGGCGCTTACGACGAGGCTCCACACGAAACCGCGCATTTGGTTGAAGATTTTATGGCGGCTGGCCTGGTTAATATTGTTGGCGGTTGTTGTGGCACCACGCCCGATCATATCAGTTGCATTGCTAAAAAAACAGAAAGCTTCCCGCGAAGGCAAATACCGAAGGTTGAAACCTTTATGCGCCTGAGCGGCTTAGAAGCCATCACACTTACCCCCGAAAGTAATTTTGCCAACGTGGGCGAGCGTACCAATATTACCGGTTCGCCCAAGTTTTCTAAACTGATTTTGGCCGAAGACTACGAAGGGGCGTTGGTAGTGGCCCGCCAGCAGGTAGAGGGCGGTGCCCAGGTGATTGACGTGAATATGGACGAGGGCATGATCGATTCGGAAGCGGCCATGACCAAGTTCATGAATTTAATTGCCTCTGAGCCCGATATAGCTAAACTACCCATCATGGTCGATTCTTCTAAATGGAGCGTGATAGAGGCTGGCTTAAAGTGCTTACAGGGTAAAGGGATTGTGAACTCGATCTCGCTGAAAGAGGGCGAAGATAAATTCAGGGATTCTGCCCGTAAAATAATGCAGTACGGCGCGGCCACCGTAGTGATGGCCTTTGACGAAACCGGGCAGGCCGATAGCCTGGAACGCCGGATAGAGATCTGTAAACGCAGTTACGATATCCTGGTGAACGAGGTTGGTTTCCCGGCGGAGGATATTATTTTCGACCCCAATATTTTAACCGTTGCCACGGGATTAGAGGAACATAACAACTACGCGGTTGATTTTATTGAAGCCACCCGCTGGATTAAACAAAACCTGCCGCATGCCAAGGTAAGCGGTGGGGTAAGTAATATTTCGTTCTCCTTCCGGGGAAACAATACCGTTCGCGAAGCCATGCACTCCGCATTTTTATACCATGCCATACAGGCGGGTATGGATATGGGTATTGTGAATGCTGGTATGCTTGAGGTATACGAGGAGATACCCAAGCCTTTACTTGAGCTGGTAGAAGACGTATTGTTAAACCGCCGCCCAGACGCTACCGAGCGCTTGGTGGAGTATGCCGATACCGTTAAAAGTAAAGGCAAAGAAATAGTTAAAGACGAAGAATGGCGTAAAGAACCTGTTGAAAAACGGCTCTCGCACGCTTTAGTGAAAGGCATCATTGAATACCTGGATGCCGATGTGGAAGAGGCTCGGCAAAAATATCCTAAGCCATTGGAGGTAATTGAAGGCCCGCTGATGGACGGCATGAACATCGTAGGCGATCTATTTGGTGCCGGTAAAATGTTTTTACCCCAGGTAGTAAAATCGGCCCGGGTGATGAAGAAGGCCGTGGCCTACCTGTTACCTTTTATAGCTGCCGAGAAGGCGCGTGTGCTCGCAGCTGGCGAAGGGGCAGATAATGAGCGGAGCAACGCCGGTAAAATACTAATGGCCACTGTAAAAGGCGATGTGCACGATATCGGCAAAAACATTGTAGGCGTGGTATTGGCCTGCAATAACTTCGAGATCATTGATCTGGGGGTGATGGTTCCGGCACACAAAATTATTGAGGAAGCTAAAAAGCAAAATGTTGATATCATTGGCTTAAGCGGACTGATCACGCCATCGCTTGATGAAATGGTACACTTTGCCAAGGAGATGGAGCGAGAAGGTTTTACTATTCCGTTAATTGTAGGCGGTGCCACTACATCGCGCATCCACGCTGCTGTGAAGATCGACCCGAACTATTCGGGGCCTGCCATTCACGTATTGGATGCCTCGCGCAGCGTAACGGTATGCAGTAACTTGATGAGCAAGGATAACCGCGATGCCTATATCCAGGGCATTAAAGACGAGTATGCCAAAGCAAGGGAGGCGCACTTAAATAAAAAATCCGACAAGCGTTTTGTAAGCATTGGCGATGCCCGCAAACAAACCATCGAGCTTGATCTGGACGCTATTGCGCCCAAACCCTCCTTTTTAGGCACAAAGGTTATTGAGGCTTATCCTTTGGAGGATTTGGTGCCTTATATCGACTGGACACCGTTTTTCCATACCTGGGAATTGCGTGGCAGTTATCCTAAGATATTCGATGATAAATCGGCAGGAGTGGAAGCCAAAAAACTGTATGATGATGCCCGCGCCTTGCTTACCGAAATTGTGGATAACAAGCTGCTGCAAGCCAACGGGGTTATAGGCTTCTGGCCGGCCAACAGCGTAGGCGACGATATTGAACTGTATACCGACGAGAGCCGCAGCGAAGTACTATCAACCATTTACACGCTGCGCCAGCAAGCCGAAAAGGTAAAGGGCGAACCTTATTATGCCTTGTCGGACTTTGTTGCGCCTAAAGCCAGCGGCGCGGCTGATTACTGGGGTGGCTTTGCCGTAACGGCAGGTATTGGCTGCGATGAACTGGTGGCCAAGTACGAAAAAGATCATGATGATTACAACAGCATTATGGCTAAGGCCCTGGCCGACCGCTTAGCCGAAGCCTTTGCCGAAAAAATGCATGAACTGGTTCGTAAAGACTATTGGGGCTATGCCAAAGAAGAGCAATTGCAAAGCGAAGACCTGATTAAAGAAAAATACCAGGGGATCCGCCCGGCACCAGGATACCCGGCCTGCCCCGACCATACCGAGAAAACTACTTTGTTTGAACTGCTTAAAGCGGAAGACAATGCTAAAATGTATTTAACAGAAAGCCTGGCCATGATGCCAGCAGCAT
- a CDS encoding Bax inhibitor-1/YccA family protein, with translation MDNNNLNYTYDKVIQVDDASASRKFIANVFLWMFVALAISSIAAYEFGTNESLLRLLINFETGSRTGLGTLVMFSPLAFVLIMSYGMNKLSYPILAVLFICFAALFGMSISYILLMYTASSVLGVFVTASVVFGVMAVAGYTTDQDLTKFGSLMIMGLIGIVIASLVNMFLKSEQLGYIISYIGVAVFVGLTAYDVQKLKRIGASEEYGDATKSKLVLMGALTLYLDFINLFLMLLRIFGRRR, from the coding sequence ATGGATAATAACAATTTAAATTACACTTACGATAAAGTGATCCAGGTGGACGACGCCTCTGCATCACGTAAGTTTATAGCTAATGTATTTTTATGGATGTTTGTTGCCCTGGCTATTTCATCCATCGCGGCTTATGAGTTTGGAACTAACGAAAGCCTTTTACGTTTGCTGATCAATTTTGAAACCGGTTCAAGAACAGGCTTGGGAACGTTGGTGATGTTTTCGCCATTGGCATTCGTTCTAATCATGTCATACGGCATGAACAAGTTGTCTTATCCGATATTGGCTGTACTTTTTATATGCTTTGCAGCATTGTTTGGTATGAGTATCAGCTATATTTTGTTGATGTACACAGCAAGCTCTGTACTTGGCGTATTTGTTACAGCATCCGTAGTGTTTGGTGTAATGGCTGTTGCCGGATATACAACCGATCAGGATCTTACTAAGTTTGGCTCTTTAATGATCATGGGCCTTATCGGGATCGTGATTGCGTCGCTGGTAAACATGTTCCTAAAAAGTGAGCAATTGGGTTATATCATCAGCTACATCGGCGTTGCTGTATTTGTAGGTTTAACTGCTTATGATGTTCAAAAATTAAAACGCATTGGTGCATCAGAAGAGTATGGTGATGCCACTAAGTCAAAATTGGTTTTAATGGGCGCGCTAACCTTATACCTTGATTTTATCAATCTGTTTTTAATGCTATTGCGCATTTTCGGCAGAAGAAGATAA
- a CDS encoding S41 family peptidase codes for MNSISTILRTLILLIIGAIMGIYVNNTMLGGRRFIFNNNDKLTQVVRLVHDNYVDSVNIDSLEGQTVNQFLQNLDPHSLYLPAQRAQSVNEKLQGGFNGIGIEYLLLHDTLFITQVYAGGPAAKAGLTGGDRVIRLNGKKFSGTHLTPDVVSQAFKGTKNTGLSLGVVRPNTEKLIPVTVVRGHVNLSSLDAAYMINTETGYIKISKFASTTDRDFQAEVKKLKAQGMKKLALDLRNNGGGYLSAATAMADEFLPAGQLIVFTKGLHEPRTDYFSTDSGSFEKGKLAIMIDEYSASASEILAGAMQDLDRATIVGRRSFGKGLVQEQFPFNDGSAVNLTVARYYTPSGRSIQKSYKAGVEDYHNELSNRMQKGELFSAKNNMDDSIFKKPSKYHTLNGRKVYSGGGIMPDVFVPADTVGLTRLLYDLNDRQIFMAYVLQKMQPLLSKYATYESFNKAYNVNDRELTDFIVYATQTLKQLDSQEIRRSKNNIKLYIKATAAHFKWGDNAYFKTINQDDETLKKAVAAVN; via the coding sequence ATGAACTCAATTTCAACCATATTAAGAACTCTGATATTGCTGATAATAGGCGCTATAATGGGTATTTATGTAAATAATACAATGTTAGGCGGGCGCCGATTTATTTTTAATAATAATGATAAATTAACCCAGGTGGTAAGGCTTGTACATGATAATTATGTGGATTCCGTTAATATCGACAGCCTGGAAGGGCAAACTGTGAATCAGTTTTTGCAAAATCTGGACCCCCATTCGCTTTATTTACCAGCACAACGGGCACAGTCGGTAAACGAGAAGCTCCAGGGAGGGTTTAACGGCATCGGCATTGAATACCTGTTACTCCATGATACTTTGTTTATTACCCAGGTTTACGCCGGGGGACCGGCTGCTAAAGCCGGACTAACTGGCGGCGACCGGGTTATCAGGTTAAACGGAAAAAAATTCTCGGGTACGCATTTAACACCTGATGTTGTTAGCCAAGCGTTTAAAGGTACTAAAAATACCGGTTTGAGCTTAGGCGTGGTGCGCCCCAATACGGAAAAATTAATCCCGGTAACAGTTGTGCGCGGGCATGTTAATTTAAGCAGCCTCGATGCGGCTTACATGATCAACACCGAAACAGGTTATATCAAGATCAGCAAGTTTGCGTCCACTACCGACAGGGATTTCCAGGCCGAGGTAAAAAAGCTAAAGGCCCAGGGGATGAAAAAATTAGCCCTCGATCTGCGCAACAACGGCGGGGGGTATTTAAGCGCTGCCACCGCCATGGCAGATGAGTTTTTACCCGCAGGCCAGCTGATTGTATTTACCAAGGGCTTACATGAACCCCGTACGGATTACTTTTCGACCGATAGCGGCAGTTTTGAAAAAGGAAAACTGGCTATTATGATTGATGAGTACTCGGCCTCGGCCAGCGAAATTTTAGCCGGCGCCATGCAAGACCTTGACCGGGCAACCATTGTTGGCCGCCGGTCGTTTGGTAAGGGCCTGGTGCAGGAGCAGTTTCCGTTTAACGATGGCTCGGCAGTTAATTTAACCGTGGCCCGGTATTATACACCATCTGGGCGATCTATCCAGAAATCGTATAAAGCAGGCGTGGAGGATTACCATAACGAACTCTCTAACCGGATGCAGAAAGGCGAGTTGTTTTCGGCAAAAAATAATATGGACGACAGCATATTTAAAAAACCATCCAAATACCATACGCTGAATGGCAGGAAAGTGTATAGCGGCGGCGGTATTATGCCCGACGTTTTTGTGCCGGCCGATACCGTAGGACTAACCCGGCTGCTGTACGATTTAAACGACAGGCAGATTTTTATGGCTTATGTACTACAAAAAATGCAGCCGCTATTAAGCAAATATGCTACCTACGAGAGCTTTAACAAGGCCTATAATGTTAACGACCGCGAATTGACCGATTTTATTGTTTATGCTACCCAAACCTTAAAGCAACTGGATTCGCAGGAAATCAGGCGGTCAAAAAACAACATCAAGCTTTATATTAAGGCTACTGCGGCCCATTTTAAATGGGGCGACAACGCCTACTTTAAAACGATTAACCAGGATGATGAAACTTTAAAAAAAGCTGTGGCCGCTGTTAATTGA
- the murQ gene encoding N-acetylmuramic acid 6-phosphate etherase, which translates to MKITTEKDSYYHNLEKMSVTEMLHSINQEDKTVPDAVERAIPQLEKLVSITAQRMKLGGRLFYIGAGTSGRLGIVDASECPPTYGVPFDWVIGIIAGGDSAIRKAVEFAEDDTEQAWKDLQQYNINDKDVVVGIAASGTTPYVIGGLRMANQNNIVTGCIVCNVGGPVAKEAQYPVEVMTGPEFVTGSTRMKAGTAQKLILNMLSTSVMVQLGRVKGNKMVDMQLSNHKLIDRGTRMIMDETGADVQTAAELLEKYGSVRKAVDQYMHINKV; encoded by the coding sequence GTGAAAATAACTACAGAAAAAGATTCGTACTACCATAATCTTGAAAAGATGTCGGTGACAGAAATGCTGCACAGCATTAATCAGGAAGATAAAACAGTGCCTGATGCGGTAGAAAGAGCTATTCCTCAGTTGGAAAAACTGGTAAGCATAACTGCCCAAAGGATGAAGCTGGGAGGTCGGCTTTTTTATATCGGCGCGGGCACCAGCGGAAGGCTCGGTATTGTTGATGCTTCCGAATGTCCGCCAACGTACGGCGTTCCTTTTGATTGGGTAATTGGTATTATAGCCGGTGGCGATAGCGCTATACGTAAAGCTGTTGAGTTTGCCGAGGATGATACCGAACAGGCCTGGAAAGATTTACAGCAGTATAACATTAACGACAAAGATGTTGTGGTGGGTATAGCGGCATCGGGCACAACGCCCTATGTCATCGGCGGCCTTCGTATGGCTAACCAAAACAATATTGTAACGGGCTGTATCGTTTGTAACGTTGGCGGCCCGGTTGCCAAAGAGGCCCAGTATCCTGTTGAAGTGATGACTGGCCCTGAGTTTGTTACCGGTTCAACCCGGATGAAAGCCGGAACCGCCCAAAAGCTGATACTGAATATGCTGAGTACTTCGGTGATGGTACAGTTAGGGCGTGTTAAAGGCAACAAAATGGTTGACATGCAGCTATCAAACCACAAGCTGATTGACAGGGGAACCCGTATGATTATGGACGAAACCGGCGCCGATGTGCAAACAGCTGCTGAACTACTGGAAAAATACGGCAGCGTACGCAAAGCCGTAGATCAGTATATGCACATCAATAAAGTTTAG
- a CDS encoding 5'-methylthioadenosine/adenosylhomocysteine nucleosidase — MMKIMARPLLIWFFCMVTGLASAQTVKSQPITGILGAFPAEVTLIHDLILDKKEMIFQHIRFTEGTLNGRHVVLASTGMGKVNAAITTTLMLEHFEPEELLFTGIAGGVNPGLSPGDLVIGNKIAYHDYGTITPDSMMRRGTRTQDNAEENPIYFPCNPKLVKVAQEVSGRLTLKKVGSGSRTPKIVTGIIVTGDVFVSSNEATKKLRLTMNAEATEMEGAAVAQTCWQQKTPFLVIRSLSDNASNNAKDDVAAFYQTAAHNSASLVMAVVGGLGM, encoded by the coding sequence ATGATGAAAATAATGGCACGTCCACTCTTAATTTGGTTTTTCTGCATGGTTACCGGGCTGGCATCTGCGCAAACAGTAAAGTCCCAACCCATCACCGGCATATTAGGAGCTTTCCCCGCCGAAGTGACTTTGATACATGATTTAATCCTGGATAAAAAAGAGATGATTTTTCAGCATATCCGTTTTACCGAAGGTACACTCAATGGAAGACATGTAGTTTTAGCCTCTACAGGTATGGGCAAGGTTAACGCGGCTATCACCACTACTTTAATGCTGGAACATTTTGAGCCGGAAGAGTTACTATTTACCGGCATAGCAGGCGGTGTAAATCCCGGCCTCTCTCCCGGCGATCTGGTGATAGGCAATAAGATTGCCTATCATGATTATGGCACGATTACACCCGACAGCATGATGAGGCGAGGCACCCGCACCCAAGATAACGCGGAAGAAAACCCCATCTACTTTCCGTGTAATCCAAAACTGGTTAAGGTAGCGCAAGAGGTTAGCGGCAGACTGACGCTGAAAAAAGTTGGGAGCGGCAGCCGGACACCTAAAATAGTAACTGGAATCATCGTAACAGGCGATGTTTTTGTTTCATCAAACGAAGCCACAAAAAAACTAAGGTTAACCATGAATGCCGAAGCCACCGAAATGGAAGGCGCGGCAGTAGCGCAAACCTGCTGGCAACAAAAAACGCCTTTCCTGGTGATCAGGAGTTTGAGCGACAATGCCAGTAACAATGCTAAAGATGATGTGGCCGCGTTTTATCAAACAGCGGCACATAATTCGGCAAGCTTGGTTATGGCTGTTGTAGGGGGATTGGGGATGTGA
- a CDS encoding NCS2 family permease — translation MKPFFNLEANKTNISTEVIAGISSFLATSYIIVVNPSVLSQAGMPFAAVLTATVLVSFFSSLMMGLYAKNPILVAPGMGLNAFFTFTVVIGMKIPWPVALGAVFWSGIVFLLLSIFNIRTYIIKAIPKQLRYAITTGIGLFITLIGFANAKFLVANPATMIGVGKLDATLVTFLLGLLLMAVLITRKVKGAILISILLITLAAYPIGRYWGGAMPLLNWKGMFAMPDFSLLFKMDLVNSLKWSFMPVIFAFVFTDMFDSLSTFIGLAEAADLLDEDGEPRNVKQSLLTDAVSTTLAGLVGSSPGTAYIESAVGIEAGGRTGLTAVVGALLFLPFLFLAPLLSVIPAIATAPALVLVGVFMVQAVTKINWTVLDDAIPAFLAMVLIPFTYSITQGIIWGFLSYTLLKVFCGKAKVVSPALWVIDAFAIAALVLA, via the coding sequence ATGAAGCCATTTTTTAATTTAGAAGCTAACAAAACCAATATTTCAACAGAGGTTATTGCAGGGATCTCTTCATTTTTGGCAACATCGTACATCATCGTAGTTAACCCATCTGTACTGAGCCAGGCGGGTATGCCCTTTGCCGCGGTATTAACGGCCACCGTACTGGTATCCTTTTTTAGTAGCCTGATGATGGGCCTGTACGCCAAAAACCCCATCCTGGTTGCGCCCGGTATGGGCCTCAATGCTTTTTTTACATTTACCGTGGTGATCGGGATGAAGATCCCCTGGCCAGTAGCGCTGGGTGCTGTTTTCTGGTCGGGCATTGTATTTTTGCTGCTATCGATATTTAATATCCGTACCTACATTATTAAGGCTATCCCGAAGCAACTCCGTTATGCCATTACCACCGGGATAGGTTTGTTTATCACCTTGATAGGTTTTGCCAATGCCAAATTTTTAGTAGCCAACCCTGCCACCATGATAGGCGTTGGCAAGCTGGATGCAACCCTTGTCACTTTTTTATTGGGCTTGCTTTTAATGGCCGTATTAATTACACGCAAGGTAAAGGGAGCGATATTGATAAGCATCCTATTGATTACACTGGCAGCCTATCCCATTGGGCGCTACTGGGGTGGTGCCATGCCTTTACTCAACTGGAAAGGGATGTTTGCCATGCCGGACTTTAGCTTGCTGTTTAAAATGGATTTGGTTAACTCGCTTAAATGGTCGTTTATGCCGGTGATATTCGCGTTTGTATTTACGGATATGTTTGATAGCCTTTCCACCTTTATTGGTTTGGCCGAAGCTGCCGATCTGCTGGATGAAGATGGCGAGCCGCGCAATGTGAAGCAATCCTTGTTAACCGATGCCGTATCAACAACCCTGGCAGGCTTGGTTGGATCAAGCCCCGGTACGGCTTATATTGAATCGGCAGTGGGCATCGAGGCCGGTGGCCGCACAGGCTTAACCGCGGTTGTTGGTGCTTTGCTGTTTTTACCTTTCCTATTTTTAGCCCCGCTGTTATCGGTTATCCCGGCCATTGCCACGGCCCCGGCATTGGTGCTGGTGGGCGTATTTATGGTACAGGCAGTAACTAAAATTAACTGGACCGTTCTTGATGATGCCATCCCAGCTTTTTTGGCTATGGTGCTAATCCCTTTTACTTACTCTATTACACAAGGCATCATCTGGGGCTTTTTAAGTTATACACTTTTAAAGGTTTTCTGCGGCAAGGCTAAGGTTGTTAGCCCGGCTTTATGGGTTATTGATGCTTTCGCTATTGCCGCTTTGGTGCTGGCATAA
- the der gene encoding ribosome biogenesis GTPase Der: MSNIVAIVGRPNVGKSTLFNRLIEARKAIVDDFSGVTRDRHYGVSEWTGHDFTVIDTGGYVANSDDVFEAAIREQVIIAIEEASVILFMVDVTTGITDLDDEIATFLRKSKKPVFVVSNKVDNNSQQVESATFYGFGLGDIYNISAMTGSGTGELLDEVVKTFEDVPLEQNTLPKYTIAGRPNVGKSSIINTLLGHDRNIVTPIAGTTRDSIHIHYNQFGHDFMLIDTAGMRKKTKVKENIEFYSVMRTIKAIEESDVVILMIDAVEGIEAQDVNIFHLAEKNKKGIVIVVNKWDLIEKNNKTTKVFEDLIHQKIAPFTDVPIVFTSVLEKQRIFKAIEAANKVYENRNKKIPTSKLNDVMLPIIESFPPPAIKGKYVKIKYVTQISGIAPMFAFFCNLPQYIKEPYMRFIENKLRENFDFQGVPIQIFFRQK; this comes from the coding sequence ATGAGTAACATAGTAGCCATAGTAGGTCGCCCGAATGTGGGTAAATCCACCTTATTTAACCGTTTAATTGAAGCCCGCAAGGCGATAGTTGACGACTTTAGCGGTGTAACCCGCGACAGGCATTACGGCGTTTCGGAATGGACCGGACACGATTTTACCGTGATAGATACAGGCGGCTACGTAGCCAACTCCGACGATGTTTTTGAAGCGGCAATCCGCGAGCAGGTGATCATTGCTATTGAAGAAGCAAGTGTTATTTTGTTTATGGTGGACGTAACCACCGGCATTACCGACCTTGACGATGAAATAGCTACCTTTTTACGGAAAAGCAAAAAACCAGTTTTTGTAGTATCAAACAAAGTTGATAATAATAGTCAGCAAGTGGAGTCGGCAACCTTTTACGGCTTTGGCCTGGGCGATATCTACAACATCTCGGCCATGACAGGTTCCGGCACCGGCGAATTGCTTGACGAAGTTGTTAAAACTTTTGAAGATGTTCCGTTAGAGCAAAACACCTTACCAAAATATACCATTGCCGGAAGGCCTAATGTGGGTAAATCATCCATCATTAACACCCTGCTGGGGCATGATCGTAATATTGTTACCCCTATTGCCGGCACCACCCGCGATTCGATCCATATCCACTATAACCAATTCGGGCATGATTTTATGCTGATCGATACGGCTGGGATGCGTAAAAAAACCAAGGTAAAAGAGAATATCGAATTTTACTCGGTAATGCGTACCATTAAAGCCATCGAAGAATCGGACGTAGTGATCCTGATGATAGATGCCGTTGAAGGTATTGAAGCACAGGATGTGAACATCTTTCACCTGGCCGAAAAAAATAAAAAAGGCATCGTTATTGTAGTTAATAAATGGGACCTGATAGAGAAGAACAATAAGACCACCAAAGTTTTTGAGGATCTGATCCACCAGAAAATAGCGCCATTTACTGATGTACCCATCGTTTTTACCTCGGTTTTAGAGAAACAACGTATTTTTAAGGCGATTGAAGCAGCCAATAAGGTTTATGAAAACAGGAACAAAAAGATCCCAACCTCAAAACTGAATGATGTAATGCTGCCCATTATTGAAAGCTTCCCGCCGCCTGCCATTAAGGGTAAATATGTTAAAATTAAATACGTAACCCAGATCAGCGGTATTGCGCCGATGTTCGCGTTCTTCTGTAACCTGCCGCAGTATATCAAAGAACCTTATATGCGCTTTATTGAAAACAAGCTGCGCGAGAATTTTGATTTTCAGGGTGTGCCGATACAGATATTTTTTAGGCAGAAGTAA